The Fructilactobacillus myrtifloralis genome contains a region encoding:
- the secA2 gene encoding accessory Sec system translocase SecA2 — MAVLQKRHYQKTVRQVLMLAESYQQMSDEELQQQTQILKDQVNGDQKRLKAVLPAAYAVVCEAAERVLGLRPYPVQVLGAVAMEDGNIAEMKTGEGKTLTATMPMYLHGLMGSGNFLITANEYLAARDAHDMGKLYRWLGLTVASAVPELGQKPEDRDLDTIYQADIVYTTNSTLGFDYLFDNLAKSPQEQHLRSLNFALIDEADAVLLDTAQTPLVISGVPRVQSNYYQSADQVVKLLQEQDDYEISDDLKNAWFTPQGIVKMEQYLDVDNLLTQEWTDLYRHLVLALRANYIQKRERNYVVKDNEVVLIDAENGRELPGMKMQAGMHQALEAKEQVEITPEQRTMATITYQDLFRMFKQLAGMTGTAATDKKEFLEVYNLSVFKVPTNRPNIRKDFPDHLFISNRAKLLATVDVVKAAYQKGQPVLVETGSLELSELYSNLLLKERIPHSLLNARSEVKEAEIIRHAGEKGAITVATSMAGRGTDINISKEVEELGGLLVLGTERMQNRRIDNQLRGRAGRQGAPGESVFYVSLEDKVVTENAPKSIRRFAHRHAHDQQQTLSNHGRFRNAINRSQQILTNQERNARFETLQYGEVSRIQRESIYQTRNWIMQATQLDPLVTMCFEAVAQGFGSKRADWVDDSQTLLEFIYQNVDPDYQSSRDLSGLSNEEQVKVLLQVMQDRLQVMHQQLPHQDQWIYFERLAVLRAVDQGWVEQVDQLDMLMQVTKSRSIAQVNPIFEYQKEAQKAYQTMREHIKLQVVRNLTNSDVIPQPDGTVDVEFP; from the coding sequence ATGGCAGTATTGCAAAAACGGCATTATCAAAAAACGGTGCGGCAAGTCCTCATGCTGGCAGAGTCCTATCAACAAATGTCAGATGAAGAGCTGCAGCAGCAAACCCAAATTTTGAAAGACCAGGTTAACGGTGATCAGAAACGGTTAAAAGCGGTGTTGCCTGCTGCGTATGCCGTTGTTTGTGAAGCGGCAGAGCGGGTCCTCGGTTTGCGCCCCTATCCGGTGCAGGTCTTAGGAGCCGTTGCCATGGAAGATGGTAACATTGCCGAAATGAAAACGGGGGAAGGAAAGACGCTCACGGCCACGATGCCCATGTACCTTCATGGACTAATGGGAAGTGGGAACTTCTTAATTACGGCCAATGAATATCTCGCTGCTCGAGATGCTCATGACATGGGTAAGCTCTACCGGTGGCTCGGCTTAACGGTAGCGAGTGCTGTTCCCGAACTAGGTCAAAAGCCCGAAGATCGGGATCTGGACACCATTTATCAAGCAGACATTGTCTATACCACGAATAGTACCCTCGGTTTTGACTACTTGTTTGATAATCTTGCCAAATCACCACAAGAACAACATTTGCGTTCCCTGAACTTTGCCTTGATTGATGAAGCCGATGCGGTCTTATTGGATACAGCCCAAACGCCGTTGGTAATCTCTGGGGTTCCCCGGGTGCAGTCGAATTACTACCAAAGTGCTGACCAGGTCGTTAAGTTATTACAGGAACAGGACGACTATGAAATTAGTGATGATCTGAAAAACGCATGGTTTACCCCCCAGGGAATCGTTAAAATGGAACAATACCTGGATGTTGATAACCTCCTAACGCAGGAGTGGACGGATCTATACCGGCACCTGGTGTTAGCGTTACGTGCTAACTACATTCAAAAACGGGAACGGAATTACGTGGTTAAAGACAACGAAGTGGTGTTAATTGATGCTGAAAATGGGCGGGAACTCCCCGGCATGAAGATGCAAGCTGGGATGCACCAAGCGTTAGAAGCGAAGGAACAGGTGGAAATTACTCCCGAGCAACGGACGATGGCCACCATTACCTATCAAGACCTCTTCCGGATGTTTAAGCAGCTAGCGGGAATGACCGGGACCGCGGCCACCGATAAAAAGGAATTTTTAGAGGTCTATAACCTGTCCGTTTTCAAAGTTCCGACGAACCGTCCGAACATTCGCAAGGACTTTCCCGATCACCTGTTTATCAGTAACCGGGCGAAGTTGTTAGCGACGGTTGACGTGGTGAAAGCGGCCTATCAAAAGGGGCAACCGGTACTAGTTGAAACGGGTTCCTTAGAGCTCTCAGAGCTGTATTCAAACTTATTGTTAAAGGAACGGATTCCCCATAGTTTGTTGAACGCGCGCAGTGAAGTAAAGGAAGCCGAGATTATTCGCCATGCTGGTGAAAAGGGCGCCATTACCGTTGCCACCTCCATGGCCGGTCGAGGAACGGACATCAACATCAGTAAGGAAGTTGAGGAGTTAGGTGGACTCTTGGTGCTTGGAACTGAACGGATGCAAAACCGGCGGATTGATAACCAACTCCGGGGGCGCGCTGGACGGCAAGGAGCTCCGGGAGAGAGTGTCTTCTACGTTTCCCTTGAGGATAAGGTCGTAACGGAAAACGCCCCGAAGTCAATTCGACGCTTTGCTCATCGCCATGCACATGATCAGCAACAGACTCTGAGTAACCATGGCCGGTTCCGGAATGCCATTAACCGGTCGCAACAAATTTTAACCAACCAAGAACGCAATGCTCGGTTTGAAACCCTTCAGTACGGGGAAGTGTCCCGGATTCAACGGGAAAGTATTTACCAGACCCGGAACTGGATCATGCAGGCGACCCAATTGGATCCCTTGGTGACCATGTGCTTTGAAGCCGTGGCCCAGGGCTTTGGCAGTAAACGGGCTGATTGGGTCGATGACTCCCAGACGTTACTCGAGTTTATCTATCAAAATGTTGATCCGGATTATCAATCGTCCCGTGATCTGTCGGGTCTTTCGAATGAGGAACAGGTCAAAGTGTTACTGCAGGTGATGCAGGACCGGCTCCAGGTCATGCACCAGCAGTTACCGCATCAAGATCAATGGATTTACTTTGAACGGCTCGCCGTTTTGCGGGCCGTTGATCAGGGTTGGGTCGAACAAGTTGACCAGTTGGACATGTTAATGCAGGTTACCAAAAGCCGGTCCATCGCGCAGGTTAACCCCATTTTTGAATACCAAAAAGAGGCCCAAAAAGCTTATCAAACGATGCGTGAGCACATTAAGTTGCAAGTTGTCAGAAATTTAACTAATTCAGATGTGATTCCCCAGCCAGACGGAACCGTAGACGTTGAATTTCCTTAA
- the asp1 gene encoding accessory Sec system protein Asp1: MTLIIPNFQDAHGRPLADLPEVGLAKMLQQAEEPVELAFVQSSLTLKRDLQQLGLQDIPYWDVFADLQHVESIEGLPLNVFDFPAPAGYEPFFNPSNNQVCLYKDNTLAVEITVHNQLEVERVVYFEPDGVRRINYYSDAGFLSTTVWLNVTDQIIRQEWYTPLHQVVFWMDEAQQFQIDPAFQSEFSLSTYPSLQSIIKERYERHFHTPEHVVAAYRSGVAAEDQFHLSLPAQHMIALLEPEVHLDKVAQLKRQFPKAQWVFPSQKLAQRFQDEYDDDLEQVVAIEPYPTSFDPGLSNEFEAQFVYLQLRNQTEARISQLVEGVLPELQQDENIVLLVAGDDASRQLMQAYQRLWIQQHLGVDVNGDEFTMYTDAAQPQNFQTESEWLDYIDNEVIQDDVELTEADLHRFYRASLFQTQIQFIKEQEQSSAELFQKVRLFVDMGVHADLKKQIQAISAGVPIISTTPTDLVRTGENGFYNQELADLPDQLNYFLQDLHHWNQAVVASVDLMEEYEQEQLLERWKGVLKHGKA, translated from the coding sequence ATGACATTAATTATTCCGAACTTTCAGGATGCCCACGGGCGACCGTTGGCTGATTTACCGGAAGTGGGACTGGCCAAGATGTTACAGCAGGCTGAAGAACCAGTGGAGCTGGCTTTTGTGCAATCATCACTGACGTTAAAGCGGGATCTCCAACAACTTGGGTTGCAAGACATCCCATACTGGGATGTGTTTGCCGACTTACAGCACGTGGAGTCGATCGAAGGCTTGCCGTTAAACGTGTTCGACTTTCCGGCTCCAGCTGGCTATGAACCCTTCTTTAACCCTAGTAACAATCAAGTTTGTTTGTACAAGGACAACACACTGGCGGTGGAAATTACCGTTCACAATCAGTTGGAGGTGGAGCGGGTCGTTTACTTTGAACCAGATGGCGTCCGGCGGATTAATTACTATTCGGATGCCGGTTTCTTGAGTACAACCGTATGGCTGAATGTGACCGACCAGATTATTCGCCAGGAATGGTATACGCCGTTGCACCAAGTGGTCTTTTGGATGGACGAAGCGCAACAATTTCAGATTGATCCAGCGTTTCAAAGCGAGTTTTCGTTGTCGACCTATCCGAGCTTGCAAAGCATCATTAAGGAACGCTACGAACGGCATTTTCACACTCCAGAGCATGTGGTTGCGGCCTACCGTTCAGGTGTAGCCGCGGAAGACCAGTTTCATTTATCGTTACCGGCTCAGCACATGATTGCGCTCCTTGAACCAGAAGTTCATTTGGACAAAGTCGCGCAACTCAAACGCCAGTTTCCAAAGGCGCAGTGGGTGTTTCCTAGTCAAAAACTCGCCCAACGCTTTCAGGATGAGTATGATGACGATCTAGAGCAAGTGGTGGCGATTGAACCCTACCCCACGAGTTTTGACCCCGGCCTAAGTAACGAGTTTGAAGCCCAGTTTGTCTATCTCCAGTTACGCAACCAGACGGAAGCCCGGATTTCCCAACTAGTTGAGGGGGTCTTACCCGAATTACAACAGGATGAGAACATTGTGCTGCTGGTGGCGGGGGATGATGCTTCCCGACAGTTGATGCAAGCCTACCAACGCCTCTGGATTCAGCAACACCTCGGAGTAGATGTGAATGGCGACGAATTCACTATGTACACGGATGCGGCCCAACCCCAGAACTTTCAAACGGAGTCCGAGTGGCTGGATTACATCGATAATGAAGTAATCCAGGATGATGTTGAACTAACGGAAGCTGATCTCCATCGCTTTTATCGGGCCAGTTTATTTCAAACTCAGATTCAATTTATCAAAGAGCAGGAACAGAGCAGTGCCGAACTATTTCAAAAGGTGCGTCTGTTTGTGGACATGGGAGTCCATGCCGATTTGAAGAAACAAATTCAGGCCATTTCAGCGGGGGTTCCGATTATCAGTACCACTCCGACGGATTTAGTCCGGACCGGGGAAAATGGTTTTTATAATCAAGAACTGGCCGACTTGCCCGACCAACTTAACTACTTTTTACAGGACCTGCATCATTGGAATCAAGCCGTTGTGGCGAGCGTGGACCTAATGGAAGAATACGAACAAGAACAGCTTTTAGAGCGCTGGAAGGGGGTTTTAAAGCATGGCAAGGCCTAA
- the asp2 gene encoding accessory Sec system protein Asp2, whose amino-acid sequence MARPKFVTAVIHIGNADYTAAAQYLTDDYQYYHSDSVAPDQTPLPDQPLLKENGKLNPKYRNAVFILDAGFPWLDDPAVLSQLPANQILLTEQLELSPAASSILALKGAFVTDRQTPEELMKEIQHFFYFDPDGYRFDPRAWHFNWEALNSIQLRGNVYHDLELKPTDTWQLITAPHDSFFLPAKMADKVSLDYQIEDGAELGLKLTQTNAQTKQVIKTIFLTGDQLEHSLDVIGNEVPSFFQALLYGKGQGHVQVGDLHVRRSRGPYGEMMPNDVVLQDQALHGNVGIYFDAGDLKPPLNVYFAGYRTKEGYEGRRMMENFGAPFLLISDWRLEGGAFYLGDEEFEAQIVSIIQEKLHALDFKPSDLILAGMSMGTFGALYYGARLNPAGIVLGKPLAELGTIAQNGRVKRPNDFRTSEDMQLYFEPDLSDTSSHDLDQRFWKNLENGHLQNTTLAIAYMFQDDYNRDAYQGIRQRFVQLNPTGKLLAKGFEGRHNDQTLPIVTWFQRQYWYLLSQFGRKKPQKVKQAGMKQKKGA is encoded by the coding sequence ATGGCAAGGCCTAAATTTGTGACCGCGGTCATTCACATTGGGAATGCCGATTACACGGCAGCTGCCCAATATTTAACGGATGACTATCAGTATTATCATAGTGATAGCGTTGCTCCAGACCAAACCCCACTTCCCGATCAGCCGTTGCTGAAAGAGAACGGGAAGTTAAATCCGAAGTACCGGAATGCCGTGTTTATTCTGGACGCCGGGTTCCCCTGGTTAGATGATCCAGCCGTTTTAAGCCAGCTTCCCGCTAACCAAATTTTACTAACTGAGCAACTTGAACTCAGTCCAGCCGCCAGTTCCATTTTAGCGTTGAAGGGCGCGTTTGTGACTGACCGCCAGACCCCTGAGGAGCTCATGAAGGAGATTCAACACTTCTTTTACTTTGATCCAGATGGGTATCGGTTTGATCCGCGAGCTTGGCACTTTAACTGGGAAGCCCTTAATTCAATTCAACTGCGGGGCAATGTCTATCACGATTTAGAGTTAAAACCGACGGACACGTGGCAATTAATTACGGCTCCCCACGATTCCTTTTTCTTACCCGCTAAAATGGCCGATAAGGTGTCGTTGGATTATCAGATAGAGGACGGCGCTGAACTAGGGCTAAAACTGACGCAAACGAATGCACAAACGAAGCAGGTCATCAAAACCATTTTTCTGACTGGCGATCAATTAGAACACAGCCTGGACGTGATTGGAAATGAAGTCCCATCGTTCTTCCAGGCTCTGCTGTACGGAAAGGGGCAGGGACACGTCCAAGTCGGTGATTTACACGTCCGGCGTTCCCGTGGTCCCTATGGAGAAATGATGCCCAACGATGTGGTGTTGCAAGATCAAGCATTACATGGTAATGTAGGAATTTATTTTGATGCAGGGGACTTAAAACCACCGTTGAACGTTTACTTTGCCGGTTATCGGACCAAGGAAGGTTACGAAGGCCGGCGCATGATGGAAAACTTTGGGGCGCCCTTCTTATTAATTTCTGACTGGCGGTTGGAAGGAGGGGCTTTCTACCTCGGCGATGAGGAGTTTGAAGCCCAAATTGTGTCGATCATCCAGGAAAAATTGCACGCCCTTGATTTTAAACCGTCTGATTTAATTCTAGCCGGAATGTCAATGGGAACGTTTGGTGCGTTGTACTATGGTGCTCGTTTGAATCCAGCTGGGATTGTGCTCGGGAAGCCCCTTGCTGAACTGGGCACGATTGCGCAGAACGGTCGGGTGAAACGCCCGAATGACTTTCGCACGAGTGAAGACATGCAACTGTACTTTGAACCAGATTTATCGGACACTTCCAGTCATGACCTAGACCAACGCTTTTGGAAAAATTTGGAAAACGGTCACTTGCAAAACACCACGTTGGCGATTGCTTACATGTTTCAAGATGACTATAACCGGGATGCCTATCAAGGGATTCGCCAGCGCTTTGTGCAGCTAAACCCGACGGGAAAATTGCTAGCAAAGGGGTTTGAAGGGCGGCACAATGACCAGACCCTTCCAATTGTGACGTGGTTTCAACGGCAGTACTGGTATTTGTTGTCCCAGTTTGGGCGCAAGAAGCCGCAAAAAGTGAAACAGGCAGGCATGAAGCAGAAAAAGGGTGCATAA
- a CDS encoding accessory Sec system protein Asp3 produces the protein METIYGLTWDSSDPNTDTYGSQIAYNRAGFVRYQNELQPAGKKIHWWETKIPAGDAQGPHYGSKVLPQLPRQEKFHLLLDGTITPDESVGIMLLTYDQHHQLVNETMSLSKQLTFELTDEEVDYEISLVKFNNEHLEFRALFIIPDQIWKTFTIQPRFDMAAIDLVPKRTDAVATTGTVIVRSFNRVVDATPLSGYEALEPHRIIWITADWDATDLAQKLTDFKTEFHLRSVQLIGGDLISQKLLVDVERSDN, from the coding sequence ATGGAAACCATTTATGGGTTAACCTGGGATTCGTCTGATCCAAATACCGATACATATGGATCCCAAATTGCTTATAATCGGGCCGGCTTCGTTCGGTACCAAAATGAACTGCAACCGGCAGGCAAGAAAATCCACTGGTGGGAAACCAAAATTCCAGCTGGTGACGCCCAAGGGCCACACTATGGGAGTAAAGTGTTGCCCCAGTTGCCCCGCCAGGAAAAATTCCATCTGCTGTTAGACGGAACGATTACGCCGGACGAATCGGTGGGGATCATGTTGTTGACGTATGATCAGCATCATCAACTGGTGAATGAGACCATGTCCCTATCGAAGCAGTTAACCTTTGAGTTGACGGATGAAGAAGTTGATTATGAGATTTCGCTGGTAAAGTTTAACAACGAGCACCTGGAGTTTCGGGCCTTGTTTATTATTCCAGATCAGATCTGGAAGACCTTTACCATTCAACCGCGGTTTGACATGGCGGCGATCGACCTCGTTCCAAAGCGAACGGATGCAGTGGCCACGACGGGTACGGTAATTGTGCGGAGCTTTAATCGCGTTGTTGATGCGACCCCGTTATCCGGATACGAGGCTCTCGAACCGCATCGCATCATTTGGATCACCGCCGATTGGGATGCCACTGATTTAGCGCAGAAGTTAACCGATTTTAAAACCGAGTTTCACTTACGCTCAGTTCAGCTCATTGGTGGGGATCTCATTTCCCAAAAACTGTTAGTGGATGTGGAACGGTCCGATAATTAA
- a CDS encoding glycosyltransferase, whose product MNFFINQAMGMGNSGVEHAEFYRAARFRQAKLPFRFLFLNLVPELHQAMDRWGLKDHEVLNLWEYLVLGDEYLKTGLKKRIKAHKGTMVIDGTNTNRKQELITDSGICVVQHFFKGPDKQHPDNQILQVGVSRVELYSVKTGERKVMYHIENDVHRGPNVINIHLFNEHGHHLFFRNLYDLHRYFFENVDRAYHGKSNFIIDRGEFADDVLMEDRIPDSKIIYIVHADQLSNRDDPKYPLWNDHYEYMLEHIHEVDRVVTATKLQRDDLLVDEPSAKDIVTAIPVGGVRDGVTKQQGRKAHKPFRLITASRLAAEKHVDVAIKAVAKLHDQGKAIQFDIYGQGEEQKKLEQTIKYCHAEDYIHMKGLSHDLEHVYPKYDAFISTSFSEGFGLTYIEALNAGLPVVTFNARFGAQELVHDGVNGYLVDLKRDDDDYNVEQIQGALQKLLKGNNYSKLQAATSKSVAEFQDHITADKWRDLINGLRTSK is encoded by the coding sequence ATGAATTTTTTCATTAACCAAGCGATGGGTATGGGAAATTCAGGTGTGGAACACGCCGAATTTTACCGCGCTGCCCGGTTTAGACAAGCCAAGTTACCATTTCGCTTTTTATTTTTAAACCTAGTTCCCGAATTACACCAGGCCATGGATCGGTGGGGTCTCAAGGATCACGAAGTGTTAAATCTGTGGGAATACCTAGTGCTCGGTGATGAGTACCTGAAAACGGGACTGAAAAAACGGATCAAAGCGCACAAAGGGACCATGGTAATTGATGGGACCAATACCAACCGGAAACAAGAACTAATCACCGATTCAGGGATATGCGTGGTGCAACACTTCTTTAAGGGACCAGATAAGCAACACCCGGACAATCAAATTTTACAGGTTGGCGTTTCACGGGTGGAACTCTATTCGGTGAAAACCGGGGAACGAAAGGTGATGTACCACATTGAAAACGATGTGCACCGTGGACCCAACGTGATTAACATTCATTTGTTTAATGAACACGGTCATCACTTGTTCTTCCGCAACCTATACGATCTGCATCGCTACTTCTTTGAAAACGTTGACCGGGCTTACCACGGTAAGAGTAATTTCATTATCGACCGGGGTGAATTTGCCGATGACGTTCTCATGGAAGACCGAATTCCAGACTCAAAAATCATTTACATTGTGCACGCCGACCAGTTATCCAATCGGGATGATCCCAAGTATCCATTGTGGAATGACCACTACGAATACATGTTGGAACACATCCATGAGGTGGACCGGGTCGTAACGGCGACTAAATTACAACGAGATGATCTGTTGGTCGACGAACCAAGTGCCAAGGACATCGTAACGGCCATCCCAGTGGGAGGAGTTCGTGACGGGGTAACGAAACAGCAGGGACGTAAAGCGCACAAGCCGTTCCGACTCATCACGGCTTCCCGGCTTGCGGCTGAAAAACACGTGGACGTGGCGATTAAGGCGGTTGCAAAATTGCACGACCAGGGGAAGGCAATTCAGTTCGACATTTACGGTCAGGGAGAAGAGCAAAAGAAGCTCGAACAAACCATCAAATACTGCCATGCTGAGGATTACATTCACATGAAGGGTCTTTCCCACGACTTGGAACATGTCTATCCGAAGTATGATGCGTTCATTTCAACCTCATTTTCAGAAGGATTTGGGCTCACTTACATCGAAGCGTTAAACGCTGGGTTGCCAGTGGTGACATTCAATGCGCGGTTTGGGGCCCAAGAGTTAGTGCATGATGGGGTGAACGGTTACCTGGTCGATCTCAAGCGGGACGATGATGATTATAACGTTGAACAAATTCAAGGTGCCCTGCAAAAATTACTGAAGGGGAATAACTACTCCAAGTTACAGGCAGCAACCAGTAAATCGGTCGCAGAATTTCAAGATCACATCACCGCGGATAAATGGAGGGATTTAATCAATGGATTACGTACTAGTAAATAA